The genomic window ACAGCACAGTTCATTATCGGCGGGTTAGGACAGTCCGAAAACAGAAATATGGGCCTTGGACTTGGACATAGGCCTTGATTATtcattcgtgtgtgtgtgtgtgtgtgtgtgtgtgtgtgtgtgtgtgtgtgtgtgtgtgtgtgtatttgttggaTTAGTCGAGACGAGGTTGGAGGTGCTTATTGATCTCCCATGGAAAGCCAGACCATGATGTGGCAGAAAAGGCGTTTACACACAGATAAACATCAAAAAGTAGAAACTCTGGTTTAATTTTGGCATGTGATGTGTTTAAAAACCTCATGTCTCTCTATGGAGCATATCAGAAATACATGCAAGATGCATCCCAGTGAAGTCATACTGTCTCCAAGATGACTGATCTCCTTTTAGATGTAACATTTACTTGTAAATTCATTAGAGGCCATTCTGTGAAAGGGTTATTATGGAAAAAAAGCCTCAAACTGGGAGCAGCTCTGTTGTAATATATTCAGAGTGTGTCACCAAGTTCAAATATTAACTCAAACACTGTGTGTCCCTTCAGAAAGAGTGTGAGACAGACTAGCCCACATCCATTAATAGTTCACCTGGAAGCACACACAGCACACATGTACGCAGATATCCTTACATGCACACACGTATTCTCCAGGCCTGCATGGGTTGTCAGACTTGGGTATATCCTGTACATACATGCGTGCATTAGTGCATGTTTGTGTGCTTCCGATGATGCAGCGTGCATTGCCTTCAGACACTGGTCTGAGATGTGTTTTATGCTGTAGATGGGCGTGTTCAACTCTGAAAATGTTTAACATTCTTATCATTCAGCTGCCTGCGAAAGGCGGAGAGATGCAGGGGGAGAGCAGCAGGGAGAGGGAAGGGACATGTTCAGACCCAGGCCAAATAATAAGGAattacacaaacacacgcacacaaacacacacagtcactcCTCACATTCATAGTGCATTACTCACTGCAGCTCGATTCAACCCATCCATAACATATATTACTCACCACACAATGTCATCCTGAGGGAGGTGTTTTCATTGGAAGACAACAGCCTGGAAACATCTGACACTGTTtttgtggttgtgtgtttgtgtatgtgtgtgtgtgttttccaggtccccTCTCAGTGACGAGCTAAGGGCAGGGTGTTTGTCTTGAGAGGGAGGCAGAGTTACCGTGGTAACAGACATGCCAAAACCGGACCTGCTCTGCCTAGTTCAGCTGCTGGACGGCACCATTCAGACCTTCAAAGTCAGCGtacgtaacacacacacacacacacacacgtgcagacacacacatatttcCTGTCTGTTGCTGAGGAGATCAGATCGTATGTTGGTCCTATCTGTCTGTGTGCTGTTTTAATGATTGTATTGTCAGAGCATGATTTACTGACAGACTATTTTTTCCCTTTCCCATTGATCCACATCTCTGAATTAATACTGTGACCTTGGTTTGAAGGAGAAATTCACCTTCTGCAGCTTATAGTGTTTTTCACACTTTTACATCATCAGCATATCATGTCAGACACAGCCTGACAGCAGTGAACATGCTGACAACCACGCGTGCATGCAGAACGGCTAGCATACCATCACTTTCTAGGACATCAGCTGTGTAGCATTTTTATGGGAACCATGGGACATCAGGGAGAATGCTGTGGATGTAATGTGTGGAGGATCCCATTATTAACCTCCCTCTAAACTGCTCCTATGTCTCTTCTGTTTAGATAAGGTTCACAGTCTCCATTTTTGAACCAGTATTTGCAGCAAATGCATATCACTTTAAACAGGAAGAGCAGTTAAAATGCATGTATTGTATGTCCTAACTAACTCAAAGTATTGTGCTTACTGTTATACatttttctgcccagtttacaGTAAACATGGTTCTTGCATGATGGGATGAGCTCAGAATATGTTTTCAGTAACGTAGGAAAAAGGGGTGGAAAATGCAAATGAGCCGTTGGTTTTGCTTCAGAGTtattaataaaacaataaatggtTACAAAACACAGTTTTGCACTGCAGATTGTCACCTGGATGcgtacattatttattattttgtttggtttACAACATTTGTAACCACAGAGAAATTTATTGACATATGAACAAGATGAGATAAACGTTATTAATCTCTATGGGGAAATAGTGATAGCTCGAAATCAAATAAATTACCTAATGACAGCCAAAATAATTAGCACCATCTATACCTGAACCATCTCTTTCCGACTGCACAGTATATAAACAAGAATAAATGAGAATTTGTTACGTCAAAGTTTTGGCTGATGATAAggttgtttgttgtgtgtttcccTTTCAGAAACAGGATGAAggtgtggttctgttggaccaaGTATGCGACCACCTGGGCCTGCAAGAGAGACAGCTCTTCAGTCTGCAGATCAGAGAATCTAGCACAGCCATTGCCTCTATCACAGCCAACACACTCTCTCCTGTGAGCTCACTGTTCAACTGTGGCACATTTGAGCCTATACTGTAATGTGCTGCAATCTCTGATTGCTGTTTAGATGATGATAACCACAGGGTGTACTTACATAAATGCTTTTTTTAGCCCCAGTTAGCCGTTACACTTACTGAATTTCTTTCTCTTAGAGGTGGTTAGAGCCTGAAAAACCCTTGAAGAAGCAGATAAAAGGTATCTGATTTAGTCTTAGAATTACTAATCTTTTAAAGATTTACAGTAGACTATGAAGTTGAACTTAGATATGTGCCATTTTTGACAAGGTGACATTTCCCTGCAGGTCTTGTATCACCCTTTTATCTGAACTTCAGAGTTCGGTTCTTCATCTCAGATCCCAACTCTCTGCAGTATGAACAGACTAGGTGAGACTatatgtcttttcttttcttttcttttcaattCGATTCTATATTTTCACTGATTATTGATCTGTTTTGTGATCCAACATCAGTTAAATCACAAAGCTCAAGTTCAAGTTATAGCTGAAGTTCAAGCGGTTACTGTTGTTGACAGTGCAGGCATGAAGTAGTAAAGTTCTTCTTTTCTCATTTCTGCAGGCACCTGTACTTCCTCCAGATCAGGAGTGACATTAGAGAAGGGCGGTTAGTGCACACACAAGCCCATGAAGTATCACCTTGTGCACAGTTTGTGTATAACTGTTACACAATGTAATCGTCTGCGTTGATTGCAGGTTGCAGTGCCCGCTGAGTGCAGCTGTAGTGCTGGCCTCTTATGCTGTGCAGTGTAAGTGGGTTTCTTTCTCCTGATAGCAAACCAAATGATTAACGACTTAATAATAACTGAGTAATTATTGCTGTCGTAGACTCTCTCAAATAAGTATCAGCTCTCTTACACCGCCCTAGGTGTCATTATAATGGATGCCTGTTTATTAGTGTCTTTTTCCATAAACCCGTAGCTGAGCTGGGGGATCACTGTCCGTCCCGACTCTCTGGTTACCTCTCAAAGTGCCACTTTATCCCTGAGCAGGATGAAGACTTCCTGTCAAAAGTAGAGGATCTACATCCGCAGCACAAGTAATGCAGTCATATGATTATATGTTACCATGTGAAAACAACTGAGCTGCTGTGTGTTTGGTTCCCTGTTGTTTTATGTGACTCTCTCcggctgtgtgtgtgtcctcaggggATTGAAGCAGAGCGAGGCAGAGCTGTGTTTCCTCAACACAGCACGGACTCTGGAGTTATACGGAGTAGAGCGGCATGCTGCCATGGTATTGAGGTTCCCTTGATTTAACCTTCCTCATGGCCTACTTAAACTTTCTGTGCATTGTGTTaattctttccttttcttctgtCTCTGTCAGGACACAAACAACGCCCCACTGATGGTGGGTTTGGCATCAAGTGGTGTTGCAATTTTCTGTAATGCAGTTTGCTCCAGTTTCTTCCCCTGGTGAGAAATAATAGCACTATATAAGTGGATTGGTTCTTTTTTCTAAACATATAATCAATAACTGTCTTCATGTGCAGGGGAAACATCATCAAGATCTCTTTTAAGAGAAAGCGCTTCCTTATACATCTGAAACGTAAACATGTGAGTACCTCCACCCTTTTACTTGTACTTTGGACTTGGGAAAGACTGATTAGCACAGCCAATATTCATATTTCTAATATAAtctgtatcagtattttttctCCTATATCCAATTATATTAATTAATTTCTAAATGGGTTTCTTTGGTTCTAATGGAGCTACTCTTGTTTCTCTGTAGTCGTCTGATTTAGTAATAGCCTGTGACATCAGTAATGACTAACAAACATTTTATAtatgaattattttttaattcttcCAGTTTTGTGTGAAAATATGCAATATATGTTGAGGAAATGCTGTACTTTTTTATCACCTTAAAGATAATGATATTTTGTTACTTATTCCCAAATGCTGACACCAAGATTTAATTTTTACTACAGAGTATATTGGTTATCTTCGTTATCCCTCTTATTGATGGCTAATGATCAGTCTATCCCCATCCCAGTAGCTTGCTTTCACACTGTTTGAGAGGTTTTTATCTGCATGTTTCTATGTGTCAGAAGTAATAAATCCTTCATATTACATAAGTGTATGCTTTCTTTTTTGCTGCAGTGGTTTATGTTGTACACCAGAGAATATGTGACTTTGAAAGTTAAAATTATAAAGAGCTCAATCCGTATAAAACCTAACAAAGACTTCCTGAAGACTTTCTTGGTTGCGCGTAAGAGAAAAGCTGTCACCTAATGCTTGCTTTAGAGAAACCCCCTACTGTGGACCTTTTTACAGGAATTGTCAATTATATTtgttccatggaaaagaccgttTGTAGTTTTTGTCTGCAGAAAAACAACATACGGAAGGAAATGTTAGTTGACTGTTATTCATGGGAAATGGACAGCAACTAGTGCCCTGTTtaggtttctgtttttgtttgttggcaTGTCTCCTGTCGTGGGCATCAGAGCTGAAATCTGTGTGTGATGAACTGTGTCCATGTCTATGACTGTCCTCCATCTCTTGAGTTGTTTGtataatacatgtaaaatatatatatattttttaaaaactaacACAGATCCTAAACTCTGAATCTTTCAGGGGGAGACCCAGGACTGTGTGATGTCCTTGGTTCTTACTTGTCCCAAGTCCTGTAAGAACCTCTGGAGGTCCTGTGTGGATCATCACTCCTTCTTCAGCTCCAACCGTACTGCACGGAGTCCcaaacacaacaacagcacaGTTCAGGCCTACAAAAAGTTAATAACGCAGCATTTAGGTCTGGGGAACAGTAAAACTGACAGGTGAGTCTGCTtctacatttatgtttttttgtcataGCTGTAATATGTAACTTTTAGAATATCCAACAACTGCAGCTTTATATAAAATGTTTCCATCAATCGAAAATACTAAACACCAGATAAAACATCAGAGACATAATGACACAGGGATATTTCAGTCATActgcatattttgtttattatacaCATGTAATTTTCCAACACAGTAGTCATGAGAGCTAATGTATGAATATGTTTCAGCATCGATCTAACCTCCTGTAACCATGGTAACATAATGTTAATAGCAGACTCACCATTAAATAAATCGTCTCATGTAATGCAAAACATTAACATTACATTAGTTGACACTACTTGGGGCtatttcattaaaatgaacatgaattaACATGCCACTAAATGTAATATGAATAAAGCTGTAATGCATTAACAAGTCTATAAACATGATTTTGGCCTGAAGCATGTCATATAGCTTTTATTACCAGCAGTGGTGAAAACGACTGTCATGATCCCACACAATTAGGTACTGTGGATTttaatacagatttttttatttcaaagctCTATATGCtacttacttttacatttttcattcacaGCGGTCCTGTGTGTCATCGTGTCGTTGGAGGGATGGTGTGGAACCCAGTTCTACAGAGGTCGCTGTCATCAGAGCATCTTGAGACAAAGAGTCTTCCCTCCAGATCTCCCCCATCCACCCCAAACTGGTAAGAATATTAGACCCAGTCATGAATGATTCTCAGTGTTGTGTCTTAGAATTGTAGTTGCTCTCAGACATTATTTTTCTTGAATTTATACAGTCTTCTGTCACTTGATTAAAACTTTGCTCAATAAATAACCTGTCGTTTTGTTTCTCTGGCAGGCGAAGCCCTCGAGTCCGCCACGGCATCTCCAAACCCCGCCCGTCATCAGTGGAACTGAGCAGCGATCTGAAGGATATGTCAGAGGGGGAGGATGTGTTCTACACATACAGAGCATCTGTCAGCAGTGGCAAAGGCAGCGAAGGAGACGGGTCACCACGGCAGTCAGTATCAGGCTTCTGATTTCACTTCATTTGGCTTTGTTGTGACACACCAAGTGTTTTCCAAACATTTATTGGATCCATATAGTAATATAATTTAAGAGTTTTCCAATTTAAGATTGAAGAATTGTGACAATTATAATATTATTTCCATCATTTGTTTTATGAGGCTTAAATATCTTCTATCTCTTTCAGCTTATCTGGCACCTACAGCCATGGTCCGGATGAGGCTTTGTTGCAAGCTGATGACAGCATAGGAGAAGACGATGGTGATCAGAGTTCACCATATCATGAAAAGGTCAGTTCTACACCATACGCACCAGTTCACATGTGCTCATGTTAGTGTTCTGGTGTTTTGATTGTGAGTTCTTGTGCAGGGTACTCCAGGTGATGGTGACCTGCTCTTGATACGCATTGCCCCTGATCATGAGGGAAAGTTTGGCTTCAATGTTAAAGTGAGtatttattcacacttttttgcaATGTTTAGAGCCGCgtttatattttacacacttcagtgttttgtttttgcttggtTTCATTTCACAGGGTGGAGTGGATCAGAGGATGCCTTTAGCCATATCTCATGTTAAACCCGATTCTCCAGTAAGAACACACTCATGTTATAGTTGTATGCCCAAGTACAGACCTGGTCCAAGACTTTATGAGGCTTTAAGCAGAATGTAATTCAGAGGGCTCCAGCTGGCTCAACACCTGTGGTACCACTGAGTGTTTTTAGTATTTCAAAGATATTGCGATCTATTTGAACTAGGGAATGGGAATTTCTAAATTCCCAGGCCACACTGTGAGCTATAGTTGGTTATTTAATAGTTAATTAGCACATCTGTCTTAAATACTTTTCATTAAATTAGTCGCACCCACAGTATTCTCCAACATTTATCTGTCAGCAGGCCTCTACAGTTTTTATTTCTGAGAAACACAGTGTAATGTGTTGTTACCAGCTGGTACTGTATGGTTGAACAGTGGCAAACATGGCTAGAGCTGTTGTTTTACTGGAATGCAGGACACTCAGATGTGATGTCACTCTCAGCTCTGACTACCTAggtaaatggaagaaaacattACTTTTTTGCTGCCTTTTCCTTCTATGAAGAGGAGGGGCTCATAATCCGATGTCAGCAAACATCAAAATGCAGCTAAAATCTGTCACAGTGTTTATGCACGTGAACATGAGTAGTAGCCTTttggtagtgttagtagtagtgctGGCCTATTTTGTACAGTTGTTACACCACTGACAGGAAGTAAAATAGATGTAAGAAAAACATTTGATACAGAGAAAACACCCATTAATCGGTTTAATAATTAGGCTTCTAAACTACCAATACTGAATTTAGGGtaaaaaaatagctcaaaagacaAAAATAGCTCCCACCTAGATTTTATGGTTAATTTGATATTCAGCtctaaatgaattaattaaatactTTAACTACAATGTTCATAAGTTATATGGCGTATAATGAAATGAAAGATTCAGTGTAAAATGCTTGAAGCCATCTTGGGCCTTAAGTGGGAGCTTCATTGGATTAGACCGGCTCTGACTGGGTGGGTGGTCTGGTGGTCTTGATGATGACACATATGGTGTAAATCTAATTCTTTAAATGTGTAATTGTTTTGTAGGCAGGTAGATGTGAACCCAAACTCCTGGAGGGAGACCTTGTTGTCCTCATCAACGGTCGAGACATTTCTGAGCACACGCACGACCAGGTTGTCATGTTCATACGAGCCAGCAGAGAGTCACACTCAGGAGAGCTGAATTTGCTCATAAGGCGtaaaggtgtgtatgtgtgtgtgtttaagagaGGATATAAAATGCTGAAACAGTGTGTCATCCATGTGTGCACACTGCCTGTCACATCTctctttaatattaaacacacCCTTCTCTGTCCTTGTCTTCCAGGTCCAGGACGGGTGGCACCCCTGCTGCAGTTACCTCCTGCCCTCACACTCACCGGCCAATCACAGGGAGATAAGCAGCAGTCACCCGGCCAGTCAGGGCGGGTCACGACACTGGAAGAATCAATGAGACAGCTGGAGAGAAGCATCCAGTCTGGCACACTCTGCTTTCACTTTGAGGTATTTAAAATGCAGGTGGCAACCATACAGTGAACCACCATAAACTGTGTATTTATaagcccaaatacacaaatgtgcgtgtttgtctttattttaagcAGGATTTAGTACGATCTACTCATCATAATGAGCCTTTTAAGAGCTGCTTGTTTTTGGGGCAGATGTTGGCCCTAATCTTCACTTGGACTGTGTTCTGGACAATCCAAAACAAAGATGAAGTGACTAGTCTGGAATTTATAGCTTTTGTTTGCGTATAtttctgtgtgttta from Sphaeramia orbicularis chromosome 16, fSphaOr1.1, whole genome shotgun sequence includes these protein-coding regions:
- the ptpn3 gene encoding tyrosine-protein phosphatase non-receptor type 3 isoform X2; amino-acid sequence: MPKPDLLCLVQLLDGTIQTFKVSKQDEGVVLLDQVCDHLGLQERQLFSLQIRESSTAIASITANTLSPRWLEPEKPLKKQIKGLVSPFYLNFRVRFFISDPNSLQYEQTRHLYFLQIRSDIREGRLQCPLSAAVVLASYAVQSELGDHCPSRLSGYLSKCHFIPEQDEDFLSKVEDLHPQHKGLKQSEAELCFLNTARTLELYGVERHAAMDTNNAPLMVGLASSGVAIFCNAVCSSFFPWGNIIKISFKRKRFLIHLKRKHGETQDCVMSLVLTCPKSCKNLWRSCVDHHSFFSSNRTARSPKHNNSTVQAYKKLITQHLGLGNSKTDSGPVCHRVVGGMVWNPVLQRSLSSEHLETKSLPSRSPPSTPNWRSPRVRHGISKPRPSSVELSSDLKDMSEGEDVFYTYRASVSSGKGSEGDGSPRHLSGTYSHGPDEALLQADDSIGEDDGDQSSPYHEKGTPGDGDLLLIRIAPDHEGKFGFNVKGGVDQRMPLAISHVKPDSPAGRCEPKLLEGDLVVLINGRDISEHTHDQVVMFIRASRESHSGELNLLIRRKGPGRVAPLLQLPPALTLTGQSQGDKQQSPGQSGRVTTLEESMRQLERSIQSGTLCFHFENLYRRKPGMSLSCSRLPENMEKNRYRDVLPYDDTRVVLQGQEDYINASHVTTKCHQYWPHPPEVKDYGHMRVKCHSEECNLAYVTRQFTLTHTQCGEERAVTHLQYVAWPDHGVPDDPSDFLLFVSSVRERRRGEEPLMVHCSAGIGRTGVLITMETALSLLDKGLPVFPLDIVKTLRDQRPMMVQTTCQFQFVCEAILQVYKEKQERSTAP
- the ptpn3 gene encoding tyrosine-protein phosphatase non-receptor type 3 isoform X1, producing the protein MPKPDLLCLVQLLDGTIQTFKVSKQDEGVVLLDQVCDHLGLQERQLFSLQIRESSTAIASITANTLSPRWLEPEKPLKKQIKGLVSPFYLNFRVRFFISDPNSLQYEQTRHLYFLQIRSDIREGRLQCPLSAAVVLASYAVQSELGDHCPSRLSGYLSKCHFIPEQDEDFLSKVEDLHPQHKGLKQSEAELCFLNTARTLELYGVERHAAMDTNNAPLMVGLASSGVAIFCNAVCSSFFPWGNIIKISFKRKRFLIHLKRKHGETQDCVMSLVLTCPKSCKNLWRSCVDHHSFFSSNRTARSPKHNNSTVQAYKKLITQHLGLGNSKTDSGPVCHRVVGGMVWNPVLQRSLSSEHLETKSLPSRSPPSTPNWRSPRVRHGISKPRPSSVELSSDLKDMSEGEDVFYTYRASVSSGKGSEGDGSPRHLSGTYSHGPDEALLQADDSIGEDDGDQSSPYHEKGTPGDGDLLLIRIAPDHEGKFGFNVKGGVDQRMPLAISHVKPDSPAGRCEPKLLEGDLVVLINGRDISEHTHDQVVMFIRASRESHSGELNLLIRRKGPGRVAPLLQLPPALTLTGQSQGDKQQSPGQSGRVTTLEESMRQLERSIQSGTLCFHFENLYRRKPGMSLSCSRLPENMEKNRYRDVLPYDDTRVVLQGQEDYINASHVTVAPPVSGVCLRYVAAQGPLPQTCTHFWQTVWEQQTHTIIMLTTLTERGRTKCHQYWPHPPEVKDYGHMRVKCHSEECNLAYVTRQFTLTHTQCGEERAVTHLQYVAWPDHGVPDDPSDFLLFVSSVRERRRGEEPLMVHCSAGIGRTGVLITMETALSLLDKGLPVFPLDIVKTLRDQRPMMVQTTCQFQFVCEAILQVYKEKQERSTAP
- the ptpn3 gene encoding tyrosine-protein phosphatase non-receptor type 3 isoform X3 → MLCSDEDFLSKVEDLHPQHKGLKQSEAELCFLNTARTLELYGVERHAAMDTNNAPLMVGLASSGVAIFCNAVCSSFFPWGNIIKISFKRKRFLIHLKRKHGETQDCVMSLVLTCPKSCKNLWRSCVDHHSFFSSNRTARSPKHNNSTVQAYKKLITQHLGLGNSKTDSGPVCHRVVGGMVWNPVLQRSLSSEHLETKSLPSRSPPSTPNWRSPRVRHGISKPRPSSVELSSDLKDMSEGEDVFYTYRASVSSGKGSEGDGSPRHLSGTYSHGPDEALLQADDSIGEDDGDQSSPYHEKGTPGDGDLLLIRIAPDHEGKFGFNVKGGVDQRMPLAISHVKPDSPAGRCEPKLLEGDLVVLINGRDISEHTHDQVVMFIRASRESHSGELNLLIRRKGPGRVAPLLQLPPALTLTGQSQGDKQQSPGQSGRVTTLEESMRQLERSIQSGTLCFHFENLYRRKPGMSLSCSRLPENMEKNRYRDVLPYDDTRVVLQGQEDYINASHVTVAPPVSGVCLRYVAAQGPLPQTCTHFWQTVWEQQTHTIIMLTTLTERGRTKCHQYWPHPPEVKDYGHMRVKCHSEECNLAYVTRQFTLTHTQCGEERAVTHLQYVAWPDHGVPDDPSDFLLFVSSVRERRRGEEPLMVHCSAGIGRTGVLITMETALSLLDKGLPVFPLDIVKTLRDQRPMMVQTTCQFQFVCEAILQVYKEKQERSTAP